The Hermetia illucens chromosome 2, iHerIll2.2.curated.20191125, whole genome shotgun sequence genomic interval gttgtacttatcgcatcgggtcatactatacggcgatttgaagacgacaatctgggctacaggtgtctctttgacagttttatgatcgtacgtttcagtctcaagttatagcgcgtcaaaaatggagtccaccaaggaagaaattcgtcatattttatgtttttactacctgagaggtaaaaatgcaacgaaggcggccgaacaaatttgtgaaatttatggACCCAATattgtaacgattcgcatagcacagcgttggctcgatcgatttcgttctggtgtagtggatgtcgaggatacaccccgtactggtagaccaatcgtcgtagaaaccgataaaatcgtcgaaatcatccaagtagaccggcatgtgagcattcgctcgattggtcaGGAACTggataaggaccataaaaccgtttggaaccatttgcagaagattggattccaaaaaaaagttggatgtttgggtgccacacgagttgacggaaaaaaatctcttgaaccgaatcaacgcctgcgatgcactgctgaaacagaacgaattcgacccatttttgaagcggatcgtgactggtgatgaaaagtggatcacgtacgaaaatctcaagcgaaaaagatcgtggtcaaaGCGCggtgagccggcccaaaccatcgccaagccccgATTGACGgctaggaaggttttgctgcgtGTTtgatgggattggaagggagtcatccactatgagctgctcaactatggccagaccctcaattaggtcctctactgtgagcaactcgaccgtttgaagcaggcgattgaccagaagcggccaggattggtcaataggaatggtgttctgttccaccaggacaacgttcggcctcacacatctttgatgaccccccagaagctacgggagctcggatgggatatcctatcgcacccaccgtatagtctggacctggcaccaagtgattaccatctcttccggtccatgcaaaacgctcttggtgctactaagttcgcctcaaaagaggcttgcgaaaactggctgtctgatttttttgcaaataatgagGGAGGGGGTTTTATATTGgtgttgccttctaaatgacaacaagtttgcgaacaaaacggtgcatatttgacttaaatcggataattctaagtatgttaaataaagcgttaaaattcgataacAAATATgacattacttttcccccaaGCCAATATTAAATACCAACCTAACTGAAGAACAAAAGATCACCAGGCACTTTTCCATTTCCCGATTTCAGTGAAACAGCAAAATTCCAGGACACTTTGCTAACTTACATCTCTCTGGAGGGGGGTTGCAAGAGGTAATCGAACACATCTATTAAGGCCCCTTGAAGCCAATAGGAAACGTCATGAAAATCATAAAGCTATCcattttttaaagaatattttaatttgttttaatttaaaaataaaaaataataataataaaataatgttataatagaaatttaacataatCTTGTAGTTTTCTTCATCTTTTACATAATTATCCATTCTCATAGTTGCATTAAATCTGGGTGTATATATACTCTATATATTTCCTGTTTTCTAATGTCCATCTTCGTTTCCTTTTTCATCTTATCCATCCTTTTCCTCTAATCATTACAATACAATGATGTACGCATACTGCCAGCGAATTCCGTTACTTTCCCAATGAGGTCTAATTTTTGTGCTTCTAGACTAAGTGGTGGAGCGACTTTAGTGGAATTTCGGAAGATTTCGATTATAGACGTAACCgagtaaaattaaaatatttttttcttataaatttaatttatatttttggttTGATTCATGTAAGGTTACTTAACATTGCGCCATTGAACTTTCCCGAAATGCGCCCGTTTCCAAGGATTTCAGCGAAATTCAAAAAGTATTCATTCCGTTTtggtttcatattatattcgcCAGCGATCTTGATGTAACAATAGTTGAATAGCTTTACGGTATTTGCTTAGTTTTACTGATTATCTCCTATCCGTCTTTCACATTTATTTATACTTTTCTTCATAACGTCCACATCCCTTTGAAACGTAGActccatatttatttatttgtgttAACTATATGCAgaacaaatatttataaaaagtcAATGCAGAGTGTAACCGAATTTAATGCCTTAAATTCTTCTTTGTTTGCTTGGAATATTATTACTTGTATTTATTTTACCTACGCATTAATTCAATATTAGACAAGATGCGTTGTTTTCAGACAAATTATGACCGTAGTCGGGAAAATTGTAAGGAGAGGAGCAGACTAAGTGATGTTCCCCGGAAACGAGAAGCAGCTAACAAAGTAACAATCGCTGAACTTTGCACCTGCCGCAAATTATAAATACGTTAAGAAACTACGGAATCAACTTATCCCAAAAATATTATGACTCTTCATCAGACGTCGATACTTTGCACTTTTGACTAGATCTTAATTCGTTCGAAAAGGACGCACCTATAGTTATTGTTTACGCTTAGTTAAGTTTTGTGTAtggatatttttgtttgtttggctGTTGGTAGTAGTAGTTGCTAGTAGCTCTATAGTAGACTTCTCCTTTTACAGTAATATTTTAAGTGAGTGTATGTATAAATAACGGAAACAGATTCTAAGAGACTGGCATTACGATATTATATTCTTCTTTTCTCTGTAGTAGTAAAGGACGATTGTATTAACGGAAATATGCTTGATTGAAGAATTTCAGCTAAAAGTTGAAACGCAGGGATTATGTCAAATGTGGCCATCTCGCTCGCGATGCGACTGCGAAAGTTGCGATTGATATTGAGGAAAACTGCCGTCGCTACTAGTTTGAATCGTTGCTTGCAGTGTTTCCCTAGTCGCATGGTTGCTACTGCTACTGTTTATGATAGGAGTCCGCGGCCGAACGCTTGTTGCTTGCGTATAGCAGCAATCAATAGACTGCGTCGCTAAGGACATCGTTGCCAAAGTTGTGGATGACGCTGACAGCGAAAGCGAGCCTAGCGATGACGCTGTGCAGCTATTACCGACTACCGTTAAACTATTATGATTTGTACTACCAACTAGAcattgttgttgatgctgtgcTTGATGGAATTGTTGATTAAAATGATTATTGCTAGTGCCAGATGCAGTTAGAGGCGCTGTCGACGCCAACGACGGTGCCGAGTTCGTATGCTGGACCCCCGAAAGCGACCCTGAACTAGACCCTAGATTGCAATTTAATGCTGTCGGCACAGCCGACAACTGACCAGGAGCAGGCGCTAATgaagaagatgatgatgatgtagatGACGATGAAGAAGACGTGGATAATGACGGActtgttgatgacgatgatgtcgACGATAGCGGAGATTTCGGGCTGctcattttcataaaaaagtgttttaatACGCTCGGTTTTGATTTCTGCTGCTGCGGCTgctgattatgatgatgactcACATGGTGATTAgaatgttgttgttgatgacgaTGGTGTTGATTGTGGGGTCCTAGATTGCACGATGATGATGCCATACCAAAAGACGGCGATAGTGTTGATGACGATGGAAAAGGACTGATTGACTTTTCTGGAACGTCTGAGACTGATCGATTGGGTGGCGCTTGAATGTAAGACCGTGTTATTTCAGTTTGCTGAAACAGAGAAAACAATGTCCATTTTACttcgaaaaacaacaacaaataataAACGTGCATGCCCATTTTTTAAAGTGTGATAAATTTAAGTTATTTAAAGCcacacaaaagaaaaagaaaagtcaaATTCAATTTTGGAAGACTTCAAAGCAATACTGTAAGTTGACGAGATCAACCATTATATAGACAACTAGGATAGACACAGAAAAAAACTTGGAGACAATGAAAAAATCCATCCAGCGAGCGAAAATTGACGAAAATTGAAGGCCTTGTACTCttatataaggcctacaaataagttctgtcggttttcacaatagatggcatagcttgttttttattcaattgattcacatttccaaacattcatcggaaagctattgtcaataggcacaaacgtcaatataaattatttaattgaagtgtaaacaacaatacttttttcatcaacgaaaatggtcaattttgtaccaaataatgtgtttttgcggggagttctacttcattatttcaatatgaagaaaaaagcaaccgaaagtcatcgcattttggtggaagtttatggtgaccatgctctatctgagcgaacgtgtcagaggtggtttggacggtttaaaagtggcaattttgacttggaaggcgaagagcgcgccggacggccaacaatttttgaagatgaagaattagaggcattgctcgaccaagatccatcgcaaacgcaagatgaacttggaaaaacacttggagtcactcagcaagccatttcccagcgtttaaaagcaatggaaaTTATCGGAAAGGCCGGAAATTggattccgtatgaactgaagccaagagacgtcgaacgccgttttttcacgtgcgaacaactgctccaacgacaagaaaggaagtgttttctgcatcgaatagttactggtgatggaaagtggatccattacgataatcctaaGCGTCGGgtaacgtggggataccccggccatgccttatcatcgacggccaaagcggaaattcatggtgagaagatcatgctgtttatatggtgggaccagctgggcgtggtatactatgagctgttaAAACCGAATGAAACGGTCACGGgtaaactctaccgacgtcaaatgatgcgtttgagccgcgaactcaagaaaaaacggctgcaataccagcaaaggcatgataaagttattttaataataataatcgtgggcacaacaatccatattggatcagggccttgaagtgtgttagagcacttcattcaagaccgtaacggtacactacagttgactgtaggagacaatgtggtcagcattgcgctcgcccgagattattaccctgatttgactcaggtactcatttacagctgagtcgactggtatccgacgtcaaatcacgatacaaatcccactgccaccagcgagatttgaaccgcgaccttccgtacgacagcctagtgctctaaccactcagctatcggttattttgcaacatgacaatgctcgtccacatgttgcacagcccgttaaaacatatctagaaacgttgaaatgggaactcctaccccacccgccggactctccagacattgctccttctagttactatttgttccggtcgatgcagcatggcctggctgactagcacttctcaaaaaatggctcgatgagtggatagcggccaagccggccaatttttggcgcgatggtatctatgaattgcctaaaagatggaagaaagttgcggctagcgatgggcaacactttgaacaatgaatgtataatcaatttttcacaataaagcttcaaattcaaacaaaaaaccgacagaacttatttgtaggccttatacttTTATGCAAAAGAGGGCGAATCCATGGCAGGACAAATACCCTAGAAGTGAAAACCAACTCTCTCGATCCActtaaataatgtgtttttgctatTATACATTACTTTGGAAAAAAGTAATTTAccagagaaaaaatatttttttttgttaattttcatgaaatttgtaCAAAATTGCATTACTTATCAATCTGGAAAGAATTAGAAATATACCATATAAGGAATAggtggtataggtcccaggtcgaaacgtggattggtatccacgatggagcaaacCTGGGAatcgcctgctaaaccaacaccgacagctccacctccacgtggtaatcgctgggagttctttcttcatgaaaaactgcagacagagaaggatgaaggcgagtctcccgcgcgtaAAAActtgacaaaatgtaccaactggtcttccgggttgagggttgggtagggctgacaaccctacacgaaaaaccgatgttacgaaaccacgaaaggagcctcaaaacgacgaacccggcaacgacaacggattaacgatttgcgcatcttctcatggaacatgcgctcccgtacagaccaaatgctgctgagcagttagccgacaccctgttccaacgttgcaagagatgtgatGGGCAGgtaccggttttctggagaagagccgctaaaccatatattatagtggccactcCGTAAGCcatctgctcggagtaggtttcttagtcagccaaaaaatgaaacctgctgttatcggctttgaaaatataagcgaaagactatgcactctgcgtttgcgagacaagtgtagaaatataaccctcataaacgttcacgcccctacagagaagactgcatagtcgaagaaggataccttctacgaggcagtagagcggACTCTcgtatccgtatggatgaggatgatccgaagaattttcaaccccctacatgagaatgaacgattccgtagtccacataacgacgaaatctatgaacgattccCTGACCggcaagttgtggataaaatccggttcaataggttacggtgggcggatcacttaattcgtatggatgaggacgatgcagcctggaaagtctataagggcgatatctatggtaaaaaaagaaaacgaggtagACCCTCCCTGagagagatatcgaattggtggacctcggcgcaaaaccagggtgtctggagttccttaataaggcagccctagaccggataccggttgttgcgtcgttgatgatcaCGCTCTGAAATGTTCACATCCTAATGTGTTGGCCCACCtcacccataccaaagaaaatTAGTTGGTACAGTTCGCTTGTTTTGATGAGATGAGAGCTCATCTCGAACAGCACCACTTAGGATGGAGTACTATAAAATAGTATTCATAGAAAAATGTGGTTCCAGTAGAATATTGAAGAGTGCTAATATTAGTATAAAAACCGTGTAAGCTACTTGCTATTAAAAACTACTTCCAATCAAATAAATGCAAATTCCAAGCGGCTGATTCAATATCGATCAACCCATTTTGAgaatatataaaatttaccgcaatgtcgtccgtccagtcgctctctatggttctgagtgttggtcgaccataaaagacaatgaacggcgtcttgcggtaatggagacgaagatgctacgttggactagtggcgtcacacgtttagatcacatccgaaatgaggatatccgcgatcgttatgggattgcaccgatcgtggaaaagttgcgagagaggcgtcttcgatggtatggtcacgcagttcgtgcaaacgagaattcacttgccaagattggtctaaacatcgaagtcgatggtaaacgaccaaaaggcacacctaagcaacggtggcttgatacgctggatggcgatttgaaagcctcgcgattgcacccagatcaggcattcgatagagccaaatggcgaagccgatcacgacgagccgaccccgcttgtgaacgggacaaaggctgaagaaaaagaagaaagaagaagattccTCCTGTAGAGTTGACTCCTAGGTGGTTATTTGATCCAGTTATTACCATCACAAATACGAACAAAGAAATGCAAACCATAATACCCCGAGAAAACATTCAAAAAGAGGACGGAGGAAAGCATATTTTGAcggctaataataataatatcgaaaaaggctaaaaaaaaatatcaacaactaatcgagactttaaATAATGGGCGTTAAGATATTTCTATCTATCCATGATAACATGTATTTTACCTGATAATGTGTCCTAATTTTCAGTTCACGATCCTGGCCCCATTCACTATCTGGTAATGGGACATGATGTGGACATCGTATCACATTTGCATGTTCAGCATTCCGacaattgttattattagcTATTCGATTATTAATATGATGggattgatgatgattattaccACCGCTTCCATCGCCTCCGCCGTCTCCGTCGATGCCACCTATGCATCGCATCACTACCTCATTTCCTCCAACACTACTGCCTGTCGCTATTGTTCTTCCAGCTGATGGTGTTGTTATAATATATTCATGATTATTGCTACTGCTGCTATTACTTCGACTATTGCTAAGAGGCATTGAAATATTATCATTATTCGTTGATGAGTTGATCGTCATCGACGCTGCCGTTTGATGATgcgattgttgttgttgttggtaatGATAATTGCTAGTAGTATTGGTGGTGGAGTTGTGATGATTATTTCTAAGTATTGTTGCATCTCTTACTAATATATCACATCTAGGATCAACACGCATTCTTATACTAACATGTTTCCTATAAATAGAAAGTTTTCGTCAGTTAATTATTGGTGGTGGAGGTTGCATAATTTAACGAGAGTGTACCTATCGTGTGGTGGCGAACCTAGTGTACTGCGGGTCGGAACGCCGAGCCGCTCCATTCCCGCGCAGCCGGGCGACTGTACCGATAGCATctgtaaaataataaaaattgccTCATTAGTCAACGGTtcgaaaattcaaaatcaaaaacCTTAAATAGAGTTACGCTAACCAAGAATAATtacaataataaatgaaattagaTTATCTATAACAATTTCCAGATTGTTTAAAAAGTGAATTTAAATAATCGAGTCATGTTTTGACTAACGCAGATAGACTTGAGCCCTTGTAATGTATTAATGTTTATATACTCCTGGATAGTTACAACTGCTTTGAACAAATTTGCAAGCTGAATACTCTGAAGAATATTCACTAAATTTCTTCCTTTGAAATCAAATTCGAATTTTAGGGGAACATATTCATTTCAGCTGCCAGAACAGTATATTGTTATCAGTCACGCCCCAAATGAGACAGATATGAAATACACGTTGAAGTAGGCAAACCTCTTCGGTAGATTAAGCAACAAGTCCAGGTAACTAGGACTCTATACAGAGAAAAGTCACCATTAACGATGACTTTAATGACATGCCctaattaaataaaacaaattcaaagacaaatttaaattttttttatacgtaACTAGATGACCTGGTGAACTTCGTATCACCTACATATATGTGTAAAAAATATGGTCAAAGATTCATACAAAATTTTTATCTACATTAAATGCAACACAGTTATATACTTAATCAATTTAAAGCTTTCTGATgtgctatatttttttgttttttacggtatgtaaatatataaaaatgatGGTTTTCCGAATCGCGAACACGCGACGTGTAATTGTCCATGCGTGAAACAGGGAAACTCCAAGTTGATGCCGCAAACTTTCAACGACTGGCCTTGCGATTTATTTATGGTTATCGCAAAGGCCAGACGCATGCTTTAAATCGAATGGCAAATTCGTTGGAATCATCGGTATACGTGGGATGCAGACATCCTCTCCTTTGTATCTTCCTTTGATGATCTTCGTCTCGATGACGTTATCCATTTGCTTTTTCAGAGCCAGTCTCGTCCCATCGCTCAATCGAGGTTGATTACTGATACGCAGCATACTGGTCCTACTTTTAATTGCAAAATTTGAGGTGATAATCCAGGCAAATCTAGAGTTTAAAAACTCGGTGGGATAGTTGGCTATGTCATCCTGGTTTGTAAATGTGTTAACTGATTTGTCAGAAAACAACTCTCCTGGAAGAAAATTCTGAATAGTCGAATTGAGATCATCGACATCTTTGTTCTTGGCTATCAATATTGCTCATTCACTCAGCCAATTATAGTTTCTGAACTGTTGTTCTATGACCGTGAAACCTGCAGGAACACTGCgataaaaattttacaaagcATACCAAAACGAATTTTGAAAGATTTTACACAACCATGccaagaactgcagaactactgacgcaatacacgttgtgTGGTGACACATGGAAAAAcgccgtgaaaagcatcgccctcttgaAATGATCACCCCAACGACAATGATCCTCCCGCGTCCggagggatcctcttcgccgatgacaccatcctatatgcaagtggtctcaggccctcaatagcctccctctctctcaatatcctaaccaatagggtcatcgcttatttcaaccggtgggccctcaccgttaattcccttaagtcttaggttatttgcttcagaaaccccactgggaagtgccactggcgcagttccagaaagcaaaaacctgcaGTTACGCATTGTTAACCGCAGTCTCAAGCCGAAATCAAATATCAAATACAtgggaatctccctcaacaacaaactcaaatccaacccccacgtcagatctgctatcAACAAGGCCTCCAAGGCCTCAGCTGActtaaaaaacctcctctcatcccggGCCCTGTACCCTGCGgccaaaacccttttatacaagACTCTCATTCGTCCAACCCTGACCTatggtttcccagcatgggctaccatgtctccgaacgtagcagaagccctccaacgccgctttgaaaggacgatactctggaaatgcacggccaaatacagaaggccaaacctaaaattccaagaaaactctcttctgtacgacctttgcggggtttgccccataattccgcacatgatcaagctgtcgcgcgtcagactgaaaaagtggctgtcccaccctaacccgctgataaaaaatctcgctaaacgcAATGCACTATTACGtgagcagaggtactacgtgaCTCTCCTCTCGGACAGCAACTCTCCTCTCAACCACCACGTCTCCCCTCCTTCTATCAAAACTCCTTcccggactttcacagaggctaaccgcGTAAGCCCATTGTTCTGGCAGTCAATCCCCCGCGCAGATGTAGATCACCTCctattattttttctctttaCTTAGTACAGATTAAGACAATAGACACTAATTAGCCTATACATAATGTAATATCGCCAAGCATTAATttcttccctaaattaaggtccctccttctaccaattTAGCCCCACAATACATACCCCGCAATCCCACAGCCCTTTTCATCCCTCCCCCCTTGGGTCACTGTCCTCATACAGGCCCAAAAcgagtaaaaggtagccctttctcagaatgctaacaccattgagaaaggactgcgctttactccaaTCCCGTTAATCAATCATGTCCACGGGTGCCTAAAAACTCCCTTTCTCCGGTTTCCCAGTAcggagtactattttgtgttgtttgtttagtttgtttagtcgtaagttataaattattaCTAGGTTTAAGCACATGCTATGTCAAATGAGCACTGACATGCACCACCTTCTCACTTTATAACATGTAAtcggctaggccggatatctccgtaggttagcgttgcatacttaattagtcacgcttgagcttttaagttattattcctTTGTACAgcacatgtatttcttttctttgttcaataaataaatctgaaatctgaaattttgaaatgatcaccgcatgcaacacg includes:
- the LOC119650241 gene encoding uncharacterized protein DDB_G0271670 isoform X2, with the translated sequence MSGAKTSFQQKCSSIGFEFSSNEREAKNTTEQRKCAECRQGYIIAIVAISLIGAFAITLVGAVRCLRATRRASRALALPIPLLPEDRTPLNAEPEHSVPMLSVQSPGCAGMERLGVPTRSTLGSPPHDRKHVSIRMRVDPRCDILVRDATILRNNHHNSTTNTTSNYHYQQQQQSHHQTAASMTINSSTNNDNISMPLSNSRSNSSSSNNHEYIITTPSAGRTIATGSSVGGNEVVMRCIGGIDGDGGGDGSGGNNHHQSHHINNRIANNNNCRNAEHANVIRCPHHVPLPDSEWGQDRELKIRTHYQQTEITRSYIQAPPNRSVSDVPEKSISPFPSSSTLSPSFGMASSSCNLGPHNQHHRHQQQHSNHHVSHHHNQQPQQQKSKPSVLKHFFMKMSSPKSPLSSTSSSSTSPSLSTSSSSSSTSSSSSSLAPAPGQLSAVPTALNCNLGSSSGSLSGVQHTNSAPSLASTAPLTASGTSNNHFNQQFHQAQHQQQCLVGSTNHNSLTVVGNSCTASSLGSLSLSASSTTLATMSLATQSIDCCYTQATSVRPRTPIINSSSSNHATRETLQATIQTSSDGSFPQYQSQLSQSHRERDGHI
- the LOC119650241 gene encoding serine-rich adhesin for platelets isoform X1, with translation MLLTPLLSASALAVTPVARCVGDLNSRNTNQKHAEFVALDVSQGSNILIALTKETERLPSKWDQIENSQRQNKGGAFKRIGNGGGDEGFVQHINFWKELRKKYSAKKQLVRRIRAPLQSDLVNISRIPYISNYTRNMDTTISKLSGRYKEASPDSEFNVNIVNSRRSSKSSSKDNFQNMTTIQTKSLTELRQIQPALKKVGNTTQFVFNNTNNMIDVGNNLRKSAKSVSVSENGNQFEKSAEVIKLSNFSNVSYSSNASNNDVSVVNSEVFLLNVSKKSTPSIISSSTTKIDVDGQKNRNFNSSRLDLKILVNNGNESVFIKYGYIIAIVAISLIGAFAITLVGAVRCLRATRRASRALALPIPLLPEDRTPLNAEPEHSVPMLSVQSPGCAGMERLGVPTRSTLGSPPHDRKHVSIRMRVDPRCDILVRDATILRNNHHNSTTNTTSNYHYQQQQQSHHQTAASMTINSSTNNDNISMPLSNSRSNSSSSNNHEYIITTPSAGRTIATGSSVGGNEVVMRCIGGIDGDGGGDGSGGNNHHQSHHINNRIANNNNCRNAEHANVIRCPHHVPLPDSEWGQDRELKIRTHYQQTEITRSYIQAPPNRSVSDVPEKSISPFPSSSTLSPSFGMASSSCNLGPHNQHHRHQQQHSNHHVSHHHNQQPQQQKSKPSVLKHFFMKMSSPKSPLSSTSSSSTSPSLSTSSSSSSTSSSSSSLAPAPGQLSAVPTALNCNLGSSSGSLSGVQHTNSAPSLASTAPLTASGTSNNHFNQQFHQAQHQQQCLVGSTNHNSLTVVGNSCTASSLGSLSLSASSTTLATMSLATQSIDCCYTQATSVRPRTPIINSSSSNHATRETLQATIQTSSDGSFPQYQSQLSQSHRERDGHI